The genomic window CTACCAGCCCGACCCCGCCAAGGCGGCCGCCGTGATGCGCCCGTCGGAGACGTTCAACCAGGCCATCGCCATGATTGCCTGATCGAACGCCCGCCGCGGCCACTCCGCGGCACCCCCGTCACCCCGGCCCGATCGTCACTGTGCCGGGGTGACGGCGTCTCACGGAGTGATCGCTCCGATGATTTACTTCTTGACGCGCGGGCCGCGACCCGAGTTGACTCACCCGCACTTGGGCCGCGTCGTGGCGGCCCTCTCAGGGGAGGCACCGCCGCAATGAACGCGATATCGCGCCGTATTGTCGTGGGAAGCGCAGTGATCACTCTGGCGCTGACCATGGCCGCGTGTGGCAAGGCCGGGGACAAGTCGTCGGACAACAAAAAGGACAAGACCATCGGCCTCCTGCTGCCCGACACGGTGACGGCACGGTACGAGAAGTTCGACAGGCCGCTGATCACCAGCAAGATCAAGGAGCTGTGTTCGGACTGCACCGTGCAGTACGACAACGCAGCCGGTGACGCCGCCAAGCAGGCGCAGCAGGTCAGCAGCATGATCGCCCGGGGCGTCAAGGTGCTGATCCTGGACGCGCAGGACGCGGTGGGCATCAAGTCCTCCGTCCAGGCCGCGGTCGACAAGGGCATCAAGGTCGTCGCCTACGACCGGCTGGCCCAGGGCCCGGTCTCGGCGTATGTCTCCTACGACAACGAGAAGGTCGGCGAACTCCAGGGCCAGGCGCTGCTGGACGCCATGGGTTCCTCCGCCACCCCGCAGACCAAGATCGTGATGATCAACGGCGACGAGGCCGACCCCAACGCGGCGGAGTTCAAGGCCGGGGCGCACAAGGTCCTGGACGGCAAGGTCGCCATCGCCTATGAGCAGTCCGGCCAGTGGAAGGACACCGTCGCCAACCAGAAGGTGCAGGCGGCGATCACCTCGGTCGGCAAGGCCAACATCAAGGGCGTCTACTCGGCCAACGACACGATGGCCGGCGGTATCGCGACCGCGCTCAAGGCCAACAACATGTCGTCGGTCCCGCTGACCGGCCAGGACGCAGACCTCACGGCGATCCAGCGGATCCTGCTCGGCACCCAGAGCTCCACCGTCTACAAGGCGGCCAAGCCCGAGGCCGAGAACACCGCGCAGATCGCGGTGGACCTGCTGGAGGGCAAGGACTTCAAGTCCGTCGCCGACACCACCAAGGAGAGCGGCTCGAAGGACCAGGTGCCCTCCAAGCTGCTCGACGCGGTCTCGGTGACGAAGGCCAACATCAAGGACACGGTGATCGCCGACGGCACGTACACCGTCGGCCAGGTCTGCACCGCGGACTTCGCCAAGGCCTGCGAAGCGGCCGGCATCAAGTAGGCCGCGACCGGGCCGGCCCTCCAGCGGCCGGCCCGGTGCTCGCGACCGGGGGACCAGAGCGGGAGGAACGCGCTTCGGCGCGGGAATCCCGCTCATCTTCTTGACGGCTCGCCATGACCCCTTGAAACTGCCTTACGGATCCGGGGTATCCCCTATCCGCAGATTGAGAGCGTTTTCAATCGGCTGAATCCAAGGGTCATGGCCAGCTGTGGCCCGAAATGTGCAGTGCTGAGCGCGATTCCACCCCCACACCCGCGCTGACCTGGCGTTCACTGCGTGAAGCCAGGGAAAGGACTCCACTCATGCGCAGAACCTTCCCCCCAGGCCGGTCCGGGCACCGGCCACGCATCCACCGGCGGCCCGTCGCCCTGCTCGCCGCCTTCGTGCTGGCTCTCGCCGGGCTGCTGGGCCTGATCGGCACCATCGGCAGCGCGTCGGCCGCCACCGACTACACCCAGAGCGTGAGCGAGCCGAGCAGCACCCAGGCCAGGCTCACCTTCACCCCGACCACCCCCGCCACCTACGTGATCGTCCACTACAAGGTGGGCAGCGGCGGCCAGTTGAACGTCCAGATGGCGGCGGCCGGCAGCAGCTGGACGTACACCGTCTCGCCGATCCCGGCCGGCACGGTGCTGACGTACTCGTTCACCTACACCAAGAACGGGCCGCAGTACGACACCCCGCAGTTCACGTACACCCAGGGCAGCGGCGGCAGCACCAGCACCGGCACGAGCACCGGGACCAGCACCGGGACGACCACCGGCAGCACCGGTGGCACCACCCCGCCGCCCGGGAACTGCCCCACGCAGTCGGACACCCCGAACTTCGGTTCCAACGTCCACATCTTCGACCCGTCCATGGGCAACGCCGCCATCCAGGCGCAGCTGGACGCGCAGTTCAACCAGATGAAGGACACCAACTCCGCGCAGTTCAGCGAGAACCGGGTCGCCGACCTGTACAAGCCCGGCACGTACAACGTGACGGACAACGTCGGCTTCTACACCTCGGTGGCCGGCCTCGGCCAGAACCCGGACGACGTCACCATCAACGGCGACGTCACCGTTGACGCCTTCAACGCCTCCGACGCGGGCAACGCCACCCAGAACTTCTGGCGCAGCGCGGAGAACCTGGCGATCAACCCGTCGAGCGGCACCGACCGCTGGGCGGTCGCGCAGGCCGCGCCGTTCCGCCGCATCGACGTGCACGGCGGGCTGGCGCTCTACCCGGCCAGCTACGGCTACGCCAGCGGCGGCTA from Streptomyces sp. NBC_01198 includes these protein-coding regions:
- a CDS encoding sugar ABC transporter substrate-binding protein — encoded protein: MNAISRRIVVGSAVITLALTMAACGKAGDKSSDNKKDKTIGLLLPDTVTARYEKFDRPLITSKIKELCSDCTVQYDNAAGDAAKQAQQVSSMIARGVKVLILDAQDAVGIKSSVQAAVDKGIKVVAYDRLAQGPVSAYVSYDNEKVGELQGQALLDAMGSSATPQTKIVMINGDEADPNAAEFKAGAHKVLDGKVAIAYEQSGQWKDTVANQKVQAAITSVGKANIKGVYSANDTMAGGIATALKANNMSSVPLTGQDADLTAIQRILLGTQSSTVYKAAKPEAENTAQIAVDLLEGKDFKSVADTTKESGSKDQVPSKLLDAVSVTKANIKDTVIADGTYTVGQVCTADFAKACEAAGIK